The Desulfonatronum sp. SC1 genome window below encodes:
- the lysS gene encoding lysine--tRNA ligase, which translates to MSQLQKQRLEKFSQLQASGVALYPNDFRKNIELAQVKTAYGDHDETALEALEETLAVAGRVMSQRSFGKAAFLHLQDSTDQMQVFVQRDAVGTEKYALFKKFDIGDIVGVRGRLFRTKTGELTIKAESVDLVSKALRPLPEKYHGLKDVEVRYRQRYVDLMVNPRTREIFQRRTQIVRFLRSYLDNKGFMEVETPMMQPIPGGAAARPFTTHHKALDMKLYLRIAPELYLKRLLVGGFERVYEINRNFRNEGISTQHNPEFTMLEFYWAYADYRDLMDLTERMFADLARTVTGSEVVPYQGEMINLGGSWHRLTFFESLETLGGLRPEQYLDYDQARSLVLKLGEKAHANEKLGKLQAKLFDLLVEPKLIQPHFIYHYPTDISPLSRRNEGDPQVTDRFELFVAGREMANAFSELNDPLDQRGRFEEQVKEKEAGDEEAHFMDDDYVRALEYGMPPAAGEGVGIDRLVMLLTDSPSIREVILFPLLRPEVGQNP; encoded by the coding sequence TTGAGCCAGCTCCAAAAGCAGCGACTGGAGAAATTCAGTCAGCTTCAGGCGTCCGGAGTGGCCCTGTATCCCAACGATTTTCGAAAGAACATCGAACTGGCGCAGGTCAAAACCGCGTACGGAGACCATGACGAGACGGCCTTGGAGGCCTTGGAAGAGACGCTCGCCGTGGCCGGACGGGTAATGAGTCAGCGCTCCTTCGGCAAGGCCGCTTTTCTCCACCTTCAGGACTCCACGGATCAGATGCAGGTCTTTGTCCAGCGGGATGCCGTCGGCACGGAGAAATACGCGCTCTTCAAAAAATTCGACATCGGCGACATTGTCGGCGTCCGGGGCCGCCTGTTCCGGACCAAGACCGGCGAGTTGACCATCAAGGCCGAAAGCGTGGATCTGGTCAGCAAGGCCCTGCGTCCTTTGCCGGAAAAGTATCACGGGCTGAAGGACGTGGAGGTTCGCTATCGCCAGCGGTACGTGGACCTGATGGTCAACCCACGGACCCGGGAAATTTTCCAACGCCGGACCCAGATCGTCCGTTTTCTGCGTTCCTACCTGGACAACAAGGGATTCATGGAAGTGGAAACGCCGATGATGCAGCCCATCCCCGGCGGTGCCGCGGCCCGGCCTTTCACCACCCATCACAAGGCCCTGGACATGAAGCTCTATCTGCGCATCGCTCCGGAGTTGTACCTGAAACGGCTGCTGGTGGGCGGGTTCGAACGCGTCTACGAAATCAATCGTAATTTCCGCAACGAGGGCATCTCCACCCAGCATAACCCGGAATTCACCATGCTGGAGTTCTACTGGGCCTATGCCGACTACCGGGACTTGATGGACCTGACCGAACGGATGTTCGCGGATCTGGCCCGGACCGTCACGGGAAGCGAGGTGGTTCCGTATCAGGGAGAAATGATCAATCTGGGCGGCTCTTGGCATCGATTGACCTTTTTCGAGTCCCTGGAAACCCTGGGCGGACTGCGCCCGGAGCAGTACTTGGACTACGACCAGGCCAGGAGCCTGGTGCTCAAGCTGGGGGAAAAGGCCCATGCGAATGAAAAGTTGGGCAAGCTCCAGGCCAAGCTGTTCGATCTACTGGTGGAGCCCAAGCTGATCCAGCCCCATTTCATCTACCACTATCCCACGGATATTTCTCCTCTCTCCCGGCGCAATGAGGGCGATCCTCAGGTCACGGACCGGTTCGAGCTGTTCGTCGCCGGCAGGGAAATGGCCAATGCTTTTTCCGAGCTGAACGACCCCCTGGACCAGCGCGGACGCTTCGAGGAGCAGGTCAAGGAAAAGGAAGCCGGAGACGAAGAAGCCCACTTCATGGACGACGACTATGTCCGCGCCCTGGAGTACGGCATGCCTCCGGCCGCGGGTGAGGGAGTGGGCATCGACCGATTGGTGATGCTGCTCACGGACAGCCCTTCAATCCGCGAAGTCATCCTTTTCCCGTTGCTGCGTCCGGAGGTCGGCCAGAACCCATGA